The Geotalea uraniireducens Rf4 genome window below encodes:
- a CDS encoding ABC transporter ATP-binding protein: MFEKLKHGLTGSILHDDGCECTVNLNDTRGVDIKVEKLNKYFGELHVLQDIDLEIFAGETFSIIGPSGTGKSVLLKHIVKLEHPDSGEIYIDGFPIFANNKKQSERDYRYSMVFQSSALFNSLTVGENVGLWLREKRICKEYKIKEIIKEKLDQVGLAGKENLRTSELSGGMKKRVAIARSLAMNPDLILYDEPTAELDPVTTDELANTILKLKETTKNTTVIVTHDLNFALYISDRIAMMHGGRIVEVGTPAEIKKSQNPIVKGFIYTTTKGIRED, encoded by the coding sequence GTGTTTGAAAAGTTGAAGCACGGTCTGACTGGTTCAATTTTACATGATGACGGCTGCGAGTGTACGGTAAATCTTAATGATACCCGTGGCGTTGATATCAAGGTGGAAAAGCTTAACAAGTATTTTGGCGAACTGCATGTACTTCAAGACATTGATTTGGAGATCTTTGCCGGGGAAACATTTTCAATTATAGGACCATCCGGCACAGGTAAAAGTGTGCTGTTAAAGCATATAGTGAAGCTGGAGCATCCTGACAGCGGTGAGATTTATATTGACGGCTTTCCCATCTTCGCGAATAACAAAAAGCAGTCGGAGCGGGATTATCGCTATAGTATGGTTTTTCAATCATCGGCACTGTTTAACTCGCTGACGGTTGGGGAAAACGTCGGATTATGGTTAAGGGAAAAGCGGATATGTAAGGAATACAAGATAAAGGAGATCATTAAGGAAAAACTGGATCAGGTGGGTCTGGCCGGTAAGGAAAATCTGCGTACCTCCGAACTTTCGGGAGGAATGAAAAAAAGGGTGGCAATTGCGCGCTCACTTGCCATGAATCCTGACCTGATACTGTACGACGAACCTACCGCTGAGCTTGATCCGGTGACGACAGACGAACTCGCCAACACAATTCTAAAACTCAAAGAGACAACCAAAAATACTACGGTTATCGTTACCCATGATTTGAACTTTGCCCTTTATATTTCAGACCGAATTGCCATGATGCATGGTGGAAGAATTGTTGAAGTCGGCACACCTGCAGAAATCAAGAAAAGCCAAAACCCGATTGTGAAAGGTTTTATTTATACAACAACCAAGGGGATACGAGAGGACTAG